The stretch of DNA CGGGCGACGCCGCCACGATCGCCGCGGGGCCCTTCGAGTACGAAGTGCTCATCCCCGAGTTCTGCCGCCGGCGGCTGTCGGGAATCATCGGTAACGAAACCTCCCTGCACACCATCGAGTACCTCGAAGGGGACGCGGCGCGTGGCAAGCTCACGCCGCGCCTCGTGGGCTTCACCGCCGCGGTGGAGCGTGAATTCTTCGACATGTTCTGCCAGGTCGACGGCATCGGCGTCCGCAAGGCGCTGCGGGCTATGGTGCGGCCGGTCGAAGAGCTGGCCGTCATGATCGAAGAGCAAGACGCCAAGGGCTTGGCGACGCTTCCCGGCATCGGCCCGGCAACCGCCGAGCGCGTCATCGCCAAGCTACGGCGCAAGGCGGCGAAGTTCGCCCTCCTGGTCGGCCGCAAAGAGACGCCGCTGGGCGACGTCGAAGGCGACCTCCTCAGCGAAGCGTTCGAGATCCTCCGCACCCTCGGGCACAGCGACGCCGACGCCCGCCGTTTGATCGACGGCGTCGTCACCCGCAGCAAGTCGAAGTTCAAGGACGTCGAGGCGCTGCTGCACGCGGTGTACGAGCATCGGAACGATTAGTGGGCAGCAAGAACTCAGGCCGAACGCGCTAGCCACAAACAGCACTGCAATTTGGATCAGCGGCGAGCGCCGTCGGCTCAATTGGGTCGGAACACTCAAAAACCCCACTGCGGGGCCGTGATTTTGCTCCGCCGCCTCCGATCGGCTAGGATATGCGGCGGAACATAGGTAGGGGCCGGCGCTGGCGGCTGGGATCGCGTCTGGGGACGTAGGCCGGCTGGGCGCTCGGACTCTAGCCCCTCTCTTCGCTATGCGTTCGCTCGCTTGCGCTCTGTTTGGCGTACTGGCAGTTACTGCCTCAGTCGCATCGGCCCGAACATGGACCAATGACGAGGACCAGACGCTCGAAGCCGATTTCGTCCGCTATCGCAGCAGCGACCGCACCGTGCTGCTCCGTGGCGAGAACGGTAAGCTCGTCCCGGCGCCAATCGATCGGCTCAGCGAAGAAGACCAGCAATGGGTCGAGGCATACCGCGACTTTGTGGCGCCGCGCATCTGGGGCGACCCGGCGAAACGCCAGCGGGGCCGGTTTCAAGTGCTCCGCGACGACCACGTCGAGGTGCGGCTGGCGAGTGAATCGCTCAGCATCCCGCTCAAGGACCTCACCGCCGAAGACGTGGCGCACCTTGAGGCGTTGTACGCTCATACCGAGGAGGAGCTGCCGGCTTATTTTGCGACCGTCAAGCGCACCGCTGTGGCGAGCCGGCCGCCCGACGGCGCCGTGGAGCGCGACTGGACCGACGCCAAGGGGCGCACCATCACGGCCCTCTACGGCGGCACCGAGGGTGATCAAGCCGTGCTGTGGATC from Botrimarina mediterranea encodes:
- the ruvA gene encoding Holliday junction branch migration protein RuvA — encoded protein: MITKITGHVVAAAGDAATIAAGPFEYEVLIPEFCRRRLSGIIGNETSLHTIEYLEGDAARGKLTPRLVGFTAAVEREFFDMFCQVDGIGVRKALRAMVRPVEELAVMIEEQDAKGLATLPGIGPATAERVIAKLRRKAAKFALLVGRKETPLGDVEGDLLSEAFEILRTLGHSDADARRLIDGVVTRSKSKFKDVEALLHAVYEHRND